In Providencia rettgeri, the following proteins share a genomic window:
- a CDS encoding M16 family metallopeptidase, with translation MLRKITFATLIGILLGGCAGSTSVSQKSTSLLPVRGDLQHYQLENGLQVYLLQRNQPGVELRLLVSSGSLQENEQQLGLAHFTEHMAFKGTKHFPGTTGFKQLEHQGLKLGSHVNAITSLNSTLYKLSLPEATAAQVATGLQVMADWASNMTFDQEAFEKERPVIVEEWRLRQGMGYRINDSLEKLRYHGSRYVDRNPIGSLDVVRNAPIEQAKDYYQTWYQPQRMSLLIIGDFNSSSVRNQVDNLFALPKPEKVAEDNPQWKQFAHSTNMLVQGVFDKEQGARYVQFALQKDVSAPLNTRLGQSDDLLDNLWLAILNQRFSVMVDNGVLPSISINEQGAMLDNQRLQQLMIIHPKGNDYQGATEILFTELQRLATEPVTQEELDTAKQAMLKKFSLQAASEQRYSNEYLAGQLTTALEYDMPMWNKRQQLDNSYQLMKSVKPQDLQQHVAKFLQIASPRLALIGPDTDAAAIDKSAFNQQWLKIRQSTPGPFTLRSKAIQLQLPQVPKGNIVERSKLPVEKTEHWTLSNGIQVIVKTDKNLKDDIQFNLQLPGGRSLETLQTAGLTDWALKLPESSGYGNYSARDLALLAKQNQISVRPYSELLTHGFRGKAPVDNLETALQLLNLKLTAPQFSGAKLEQQKQSFALNLSKTPVERTFLDNINQESYTHGEFLVINPQGSWQQFTAQQLQQANRQLLTSTADMTLVITGAMNSRELKPLLEQWVASLPQSNQKLVSRNQGIMPKMASFNKTYPISSSDKSMVSIQFASPAVWNQQDSLGIQLIDTIVSQRLRGELREKASGIYALGFSQMLAKKPQPYYLARLNFTTSPERAEEMTQIAQKTIGKIRQTGVSGKELTEAKNIWLTENAQVTDSSSYWTEALAQIASDDGQYQRLNQEQDIIRQLTVEDINRLARQYLGQNSKVFMMTP, from the coding sequence ATGCTTCGTAAAATTACCTTCGCCACACTGATTGGTATTCTGCTCGGTGGCTGCGCAGGCAGCACATCTGTGAGCCAAAAATCAACCTCATTGTTACCCGTGCGTGGTGACCTTCAACACTATCAACTCGAAAATGGACTGCAAGTTTACCTTCTACAACGTAATCAACCCGGGGTTGAACTGCGTTTACTGGTCAGTAGCGGTTCATTACAAGAAAATGAACAACAGCTTGGTCTCGCACACTTTACGGAACATATGGCGTTTAAAGGCACCAAACATTTTCCGGGAACGACTGGGTTTAAACAGCTTGAACACCAAGGGCTAAAACTCGGTAGCCATGTGAATGCCATTACGAGTTTAAATTCCACGCTGTATAAGTTATCACTCCCTGAAGCGACAGCAGCACAAGTCGCCACTGGCTTACAAGTGATGGCTGATTGGGCTTCAAATATGACATTTGACCAAGAAGCCTTTGAAAAAGAACGCCCTGTCATTGTCGAAGAGTGGCGCTTACGCCAAGGAATGGGCTATCGCATCAATGATAGTTTAGAAAAGCTACGCTACCACGGTAGCCGTTATGTCGATCGCAACCCCATTGGTTCATTAGATGTGGTACGTAATGCCCCGATTGAGCAGGCCAAAGATTATTATCAAACCTGGTACCAACCTCAGCGGATGTCACTATTGATTATTGGTGACTTCAATAGTTCATCAGTACGCAATCAGGTTGATAATTTATTTGCACTCCCTAAGCCCGAAAAAGTGGCAGAAGATAACCCGCAATGGAAACAATTTGCCCATTCAACCAATATGTTAGTGCAAGGTGTGTTTGATAAAGAGCAAGGGGCGCGTTATGTGCAATTTGCCTTACAAAAAGATGTTAGTGCGCCACTAAATACGCGCTTAGGGCAGTCCGACGATTTACTGGATAACCTCTGGCTAGCCATTTTGAACCAACGTTTTTCCGTCATGGTAGATAACGGCGTTTTACCGTCGATTAGCATCAACGAACAAGGGGCAATGTTAGATAACCAACGCTTGCAGCAGTTGATGATCATCCACCCGAAAGGCAATGACTACCAAGGTGCCACCGAGATTTTATTCACAGAGCTACAGCGCCTTGCCACTGAGCCAGTTACCCAAGAAGAACTTGATACGGCAAAACAAGCCATGTTGAAAAAATTCAGCCTGCAAGCCGCTTCAGAGCAACGCTATAGTAATGAATATTTAGCAGGGCAACTAACGACGGCGCTTGAATATGACATGCCAATGTGGAATAAACGCCAACAATTAGATAACAGCTACCAGCTGATGAAATCCGTAAAACCGCAAGACTTACAACAACATGTCGCTAAATTCCTACAAATCGCGTCCCCACGCTTAGCATTAATTGGACCTGATACTGATGCCGCGGCAATTGATAAATCGGCATTTAATCAACAATGGCTAAAAATACGCCAAAGCACACCGGGGCCATTTACACTGCGCTCCAAAGCGATTCAATTACAGCTACCTCAAGTTCCTAAAGGCAATATTGTTGAGCGATCTAAGCTGCCCGTTGAAAAAACGGAACATTGGACATTAAGCAATGGCATTCAGGTGATTGTTAAAACAGATAAAAACCTGAAAGATGATATTCAATTTAATTTGCAATTGCCAGGCGGCCGCTCGTTAGAAACGCTGCAAACAGCAGGTTTAACCGACTGGGCGTTAAAACTCCCGGAAAGTAGCGGTTATGGAAACTACAGCGCACGCGATCTAGCTTTGCTAGCAAAACAAAACCAAATTAGCGTTCGCCCATACAGTGAATTGCTCACACATGGTTTTCGTGGAAAAGCCCCTGTCGATAACCTCGAAACAGCGCTACAGCTACTCAACTTGAAGCTAACAGCGCCTCAGTTTAGCGGCGCAAAGTTAGAGCAACAAAAACAATCCTTTGCTTTAAACTTATCCAAAACCCCCGTAGAACGCACTTTTCTCGATAATATTAATCAGGAAAGTTATACCCACGGTGAATTCCTAGTGATTAACCCACAAGGCAGCTGGCAACAATTTACTGCTCAACAGCTGCAACAAGCCAACCGTCAATTACTCACCTCAACAGCAGATATGACACTGGTCATTACTGGTGCAATGAATAGCCGTGAGCTAAAGCCGCTGTTAGAGCAATGGGTTGCATCACTGCCACAAAGTAACCAAAAACTGGTATCCCGCAATCAAGGGATCATGCCAAAAATGGCCAGCTTTAATAAAACTTATCCCATCAGTAGCAGTGATAAAAGTATGGTGAGCATTCAATTCGCTTCACCTGCGGTGTGGAACCAGCAAGACAGCTTAGGGATCCAACTTATTGATACCATTGTGAGTCAGCGTTTGCGCGGTGAACTACGTGAAAAAGCCAGCGGCATTTACGCATTAGGTTTCTCTCAAATGTTAGCCAAGAAACCTCAACCTTATTACCTCGCTCGCTTAAATTTCACCACCTCACCTGAGCGTGCTGAAGAAATGACGCAAATCGCCCAAAAAACGATTGGCAAAATTCGTCAAACAGGTGTGAGTGGAAAAGAGTTAACCGAAGCAAAAAATATTTGGCTAACAGAAAATGCGCAAGTCACTGATAGTTCAAGCTATTGGACTGAGGCTCTAGCACAGATTGCCAGCGATGATGGGCAATATCAGCGTTTAAACCAAGAACAAGATATTATTCGCCAGTTAACGGTTGAAGATATTAACCGCTTGGCTCGTCAATACTTAGGGCAAAATTCAAAAGTATTTATGATGACGCCTTGA
- a CDS encoding ABC transporter ATP-binding protein/permease, which produces MKTLKQFFYLVKPFWGQRAALLCWILLFASLGLTLSSVWFNVKMNMWNGDFYNALQKLDGQALYGLLQYFVVLVSGLIFVVVMGNYLKQMLIIRWRKGMTEQVLSRWLSPNSKHYLLRLTSQEPDNPDQRIAEDIRLLIESTLNLVVTFLHSMLTLISFAAILWTLSGSLSFNFADSEWTIPGYMFWACIIYTLIGIALTQWIGFPLRRLHMDKQRREADYRSSLINCRQHGDAIAGQRGETQDRKELMGRFGEIIANWNRLIRCERNLSFYTVGYQQVTALAPVLLALPKFLAGEIMLGGLMQLRQAFTSVATSLGWFIFAYKEIAAWQATVSRLYNFVVLLENDNKAVVTIDEKSPPLIAKLSVSTADNRCLINSVNITAKQGELTLISGRSGVGKSTLLRTLSGHWPFFNGTIRRTENVMWIPQRLYLPISRLDSLLAYPKAASKFSQQDFQYALTLVGLEKLHHQLTLETDWNNRLSGGEQQRIMFARLLLNRPKLLLLDETTSALDETSSLELLALLKAELHDSAIVLVSHQSFVTQFAEQHILLVEPASEKSLNTGTPEYAS; this is translated from the coding sequence ATGAAGACACTGAAACAATTTTTCTATTTAGTAAAACCTTTTTGGGGGCAGCGTGCTGCCCTTTTGTGCTGGATACTGCTGTTTGCCTCACTGGGGCTCACGTTGTCATCCGTCTGGTTCAACGTCAAAATGAACATGTGGAATGGGGATTTCTATAACGCCCTACAAAAACTCGACGGCCAAGCGCTGTATGGCTTATTGCAATACTTTGTTGTCTTAGTTAGTGGGCTGATATTTGTCGTCGTTATGGGTAATTACCTAAAACAAATGCTCATTATCCGCTGGCGCAAAGGCATGACTGAGCAAGTACTCAGCCGTTGGTTATCGCCAAATAGCAAACATTACCTATTAAGGCTGACATCACAAGAGCCAGATAACCCAGACCAACGTATTGCCGAAGATATTCGTTTACTGATTGAATCAACATTAAATTTAGTGGTGACATTCCTTCACTCAATGTTAACTCTGATTTCATTTGCGGCCATCCTTTGGACACTTTCCGGTAGCCTGTCGTTTAATTTTGCCGATAGCGAGTGGACCATACCCGGCTATATGTTCTGGGCCTGTATCATTTACACCTTGATTGGTATCGCCCTCACCCAATGGATAGGTTTTCCACTACGTCGCTTGCATATGGATAAGCAGCGCCGCGAAGCGGATTACCGTAGCTCGCTAATTAATTGTCGCCAACACGGTGATGCCATTGCGGGGCAACGTGGTGAAACTCAAGATAGAAAAGAGTTAATGGGACGATTTGGGGAAATCATCGCCAACTGGAACCGCTTGATCCGCTGTGAACGAAACTTATCTTTCTACACAGTGGGTTACCAACAAGTTACCGCCTTAGCGCCTGTATTACTCGCATTACCTAAATTCCTTGCGGGTGAAATCATGTTGGGTGGCTTAATGCAATTGCGCCAAGCCTTTACCAGTGTTGCCACTTCACTCGGCTGGTTTATTTTTGCCTATAAAGAAATCGCCGCATGGCAAGCCACAGTCTCCCGTTTATACAACTTTGTGGTTTTATTGGAAAACGATAACAAAGCGGTGGTTACTATCGACGAAAAATCGCCACCTCTGATCGCTAAATTATCCGTTTCTACCGCAGACAACCGCTGCTTAATTAATTCCGTGAATATAACCGCCAAACAAGGCGAATTAACCTTGATTAGTGGCCGTTCTGGTGTTGGTAAATCCACCTTATTACGCACGCTAAGTGGGCATTGGCCATTTTTCAACGGGACTATCCGCCGAACAGAAAACGTCATGTGGATCCCACAGCGCCTATACCTGCCCATTAGCCGTTTAGATAGCCTATTGGCTTACCCTAAAGCGGCCTCAAAATTCAGTCAGCAAGATTTTCAATATGCCTTGACGTTAGTCGGTTTAGAAAAACTGCATCATCAATTAACACTAGAAACCGATTGGAATAACCGTTTATCTGGCGGGGAACAGCAGCGCATTATGTTTGCGCGTTTATTGCTCAACCGACCAAAACTGCTTTTATTAGACGAAACGACCTCAGCCCTCGATGAAACTAGCTCACTCGAGTTGCTCGCGCTATTGAAAGCTGAATTACATGACAGCGCCATTGTTTTGGTGAGTCATCAGAGCTTCGTGACTCAATTTGCGGAACAACACATATTGCTCGTAGAGCCTGCGAGTGAAAAATCCTTAAATACAGGAACGCCTGAATATGCTTCGTAA
- a CDS encoding secretin and TonB N-terminal domain-containing protein, which yields MSIQFTQRRLRPLALAVAVSSAITCQVAFAQEMNFSLPEQSLATSVAEISRQGQIQLLYDKGQLSGLRAPALSGNYSAQTALQKILIGSGLELINENGVFVIRQQNLSQGTLVLPETQVSGVVQNHPATDVISAPQYVTSEEISQRNTGDGNITDLMKTNPAVQFANNDSNSMNQGEIKPSRISIHGSSSYQNAYRLDGVSFNNDFDPADNGLGETTTRLSSSDQGIYIDSRLIDSMTVYDNNIPVEFGGFTGGTVEVNSRRWQGENSAHAYYRLTRSGWNNLFHDSSQGIDTTKNDTANPARFQNRYDKNDFGGWFELGVSENSGVVFSASRRSSTIPMTLANDGAAMINGDGELEMTDGLTGKKDQKRTSDNYFLKYTIDLSDKSSLDLSANYADYDSRLFTSTIMNSGYDSTHKGLGFTGVFKHQFEVGQLELTASTQQLKDERANDQNYYVEVLAMDSDYNWDNRKYLRSGGQGDLISEQNSQTAKAVMRFTSMEDGLGITHNPTIGSELSYTKGTYKRDSDFYRYNYSGVIDKNDYWNGQLTNITRFQAGKHSADYTNYALFLDDNLQYGKLTLRPGIRLDRDDFVSRTNIAPRLSGSYDIFGDNSTLLIAGANRYYSRSMLTYALYGAQNAGMQNCNWGCSLDPSLNDWDNKKDYEGIDSLKTPYNDELTLALQQEILSTTWRLQYVHREGYDEVRTRTKYDTRDADKRSIRMYDNGGRSSHDTVTLSVNNSQPWEWAEASHVMTASLTWQQSESNTPKDSGYNSFDPANKVNLNKVWYDGKIIDASKLPSTSFNSPFKFNLELTSVWDDYDLTWYNRLQWWGARDQAVRYDNAYAVDPEYGQVRKYTKQHFSSKYTWDTRLGWKPDFAYGFGFSVEVNNILNNKNVADRFVFEDRVLKSYDPGRQFWLQVNYDL from the coding sequence ATGTCTATTCAGTTTACTCAACGCCGATTAAGGCCGCTCGCCCTTGCTGTGGCGGTCAGTAGTGCTATTACTTGTCAAGTTGCCTTCGCGCAAGAAATGAATTTTTCATTACCAGAACAATCACTTGCTACCTCTGTCGCTGAAATTAGCCGCCAAGGGCAAATCCAATTGCTCTATGATAAAGGCCAATTAAGTGGCTTACGCGCACCTGCATTGTCTGGCAACTACTCCGCACAAACCGCATTACAAAAAATACTCATCGGTAGCGGATTAGAGTTAATCAATGAAAATGGTGTTTTCGTTATTCGTCAGCAAAATTTAAGCCAAGGCACATTGGTATTACCAGAAACCCAAGTCTCTGGCGTTGTTCAGAACCACCCCGCGACAGATGTGATATCAGCACCGCAATACGTGACGTCTGAAGAAATTAGCCAAAGAAATACGGGTGATGGCAATATTACGGATTTGATGAAAACTAACCCTGCTGTCCAATTTGCCAATAATGACAGCAACTCGATGAACCAAGGGGAAATCAAGCCTTCCCGTATTTCTATTCACGGCTCAAGCAGCTATCAAAACGCCTATCGCCTTGATGGCGTGAGCTTTAACAACGATTTTGACCCTGCAGACAACGGTCTTGGTGAAACCACAACCCGTTTGAGCAGTAGCGACCAAGGGATTTACATCGATAGCCGCCTGATCGACAGCATGACGGTGTATGACAATAATATTCCAGTCGAATTTGGCGGATTTACGGGGGGAACGGTAGAAGTCAATAGCCGTCGCTGGCAAGGGGAAAATAGCGCTCACGCCTATTACCGCTTAACCCGTTCCGGTTGGAATAATTTGTTCCACGATTCATCGCAAGGGATTGATACCACTAAAAATGATACCGCCAACCCCGCTCGCTTCCAAAACCGCTATGATAAAAATGACTTTGGCGGCTGGTTTGAATTAGGGGTGAGTGAAAACTCAGGAGTTGTGTTCTCTGCCTCACGCCGTAGTTCGACTATTCCAATGACGCTCGCCAATGATGGTGCCGCAATGATAAATGGCGATGGCGAATTGGAAATGACAGACGGTCTAACTGGAAAAAAAGATCAAAAAAGGACTTCTGATAACTACTTTTTGAAATATACCATTGATCTCTCTGATAAAAGCTCCTTGGATCTTTCGGCAAACTATGCTGACTATGATAGCCGCTTATTTACTTCTACTATCATGAATTCAGGTTATGACAGCACACATAAAGGTTTAGGTTTTACAGGCGTTTTCAAACACCAATTTGAAGTTGGTCAGTTAGAGCTAACAGCAAGTACTCAGCAGCTAAAAGATGAGCGAGCCAATGACCAAAACTATTATGTCGAAGTTCTCGCAATGGACTCTGACTATAACTGGGATAACCGGAAATACCTACGTAGTGGCGGACAAGGTGATTTAATCTCTGAACAAAATAGCCAAACAGCAAAAGCAGTTATGAGATTCACCTCAATGGAAGATGGCTTAGGTATTACGCATAACCCAACTATTGGTAGTGAGCTCAGCTATACTAAAGGGACATATAAACGAGATAGTGATTTTTATCGTTATAACTATTCAGGTGTCATTGACAAAAATGATTATTGGAATGGTCAACTTACTAATATCACTCGGTTCCAAGCTGGTAAGCACTCCGCAGATTATACTAACTACGCATTATTTCTCGATGACAACTTGCAATATGGCAAATTGACACTGCGCCCTGGCATTCGTTTAGATCGTGATGACTTTGTGAGCCGCACAAATATTGCCCCTCGACTTTCCGGTTCATATGACATTTTTGGCGACAACTCAACGTTATTGATTGCTGGTGCTAACCGTTATTATAGCCGTTCAATGCTAACCTATGCCTTATATGGTGCACAGAATGCAGGTATGCAAAACTGTAATTGGGGCTGTTCATTAGATCCAAGTTTAAATGATTGGGATAATAAAAAAGATTACGAAGGTATCGATTCACTAAAAACACCGTATAACGATGAACTTACCCTTGCTTTGCAACAAGAAATCCTTTCAACCACATGGCGTTTACAATATGTACACCGTGAAGGGTATGACGAAGTCAGAACTCGTACAAAATATGACACCCGTGATGCCGATAAACGCAGTATTCGCATGTATGACAATGGCGGTCGTAGCTCACATGATACGGTGACCCTTTCCGTTAATAACAGCCAACCTTGGGAGTGGGCGGAAGCTTCCCATGTCATGACAGCATCACTCACATGGCAACAAAGTGAAAGTAATACGCCAAAAGATTCTGGCTATAACTCATTCGACCCCGCCAATAAGGTTAACCTCAACAAGGTTTGGTATGACGGCAAAATTATTGACGCATCGAAATTGCCATCAACTAGCTTTAACTCTCCGTTCAAATTTAACTTAGAACTGACCAGTGTTTGGGATGATTATGATCTAACGTGGTACAACCGCCTACAATGGTGGGGGGCTCGTGACCAAGCGGTTCGCTACGACAATGCCTACGCAGTCGACCCTGAATATGGACAAGTTCGCAAATACACCAAGCAACATTTCTCCAGTAAATATACGTGGGACACCCGTCTTGGCTGGAAGCCTGATTTTGCTTACGGGTTTGGTTTCTCCGTTGAAGTAAATAACATCCTCAATAATAAAAACGTTGCTGACCGCTTTGTCTTTGAAGACCGTGTATTGAAATCCTACGACCCGGGCCGTCAGTTCTGGTTACAAGTCAATTACGACCTGTAA
- a CDS encoding FecR family protein: protein MTHDSLQTADDESRIDEEAALWFTRMHSQRISALETEQFKQWIAASPEHARAYDAIAGLWRDFDRMPRPASTTLPKEKRPFFRLWRPLGNTLAAFFIAAILFLPYSHLPAMLLNNMTLVATNTPKEVTLPDGSQLFLNRNTRIHVAYETPVRNLYLEQGNVYFKVKSNPYRPFVVQADNRRIQVVGTEFEINKVAQQVAVNVSQGIVSFEDIASKQPVFLLAGDSAVSQSPNSPITRQQINPLDVARWRFGELIFVDKPLSEVLDELKNYSSINIELSPTQLAKSKISGRINTHQPEQLFQALPSLLPVQVVYRDKNNVLIIQNKKNK, encoded by the coding sequence ATGACACACGACTCTTTGCAAACAGCAGATGATGAAAGTCGCATTGATGAAGAGGCTGCGCTGTGGTTTACCCGCATGCACAGCCAACGGATCAGTGCCCTTGAAACTGAGCAATTCAAACAATGGATTGCAGCGTCACCTGAACATGCAAGAGCTTATGATGCCATCGCTGGGCTATGGCGCGATTTTGATCGCATGCCACGCCCTGCTAGCACAACACTCCCCAAGGAAAAACGCCCTTTTTTTCGCTTATGGCGCCCGTTGGGCAATACCTTAGCGGCATTTTTTATTGCGGCTATTTTGTTTTTGCCATACAGCCACTTGCCTGCAATGTTGCTCAATAATATGACTTTAGTGGCAACGAATACGCCTAAAGAAGTCACATTGCCTGATGGCTCCCAGCTATTTCTCAACCGCAATACACGCATTCATGTTGCCTATGAAACCCCAGTACGTAACCTGTATCTAGAACAGGGAAATGTTTACTTCAAAGTCAAATCCAACCCTTATCGGCCTTTTGTTGTTCAAGCTGATAACCGGCGTATCCAAGTGGTAGGGACAGAATTTGAAATTAACAAAGTGGCTCAGCAAGTTGCCGTGAATGTCAGCCAAGGCATTGTTAGCTTTGAAGATATAGCAAGCAAACAGCCCGTGTTCTTACTTGCCGGAGACAGCGCAGTCAGTCAATCACCAAATAGCCCAATCACTCGCCAACAAATTAACCCGCTAGATGTGGCTCGTTGGCGCTTTGGTGAGTTAATTTTTGTTGATAAACCGCTTTCAGAGGTACTCGACGAACTTAAAAACTATTCGTCGATAAATATCGAGCTTTCCCCCACTCAATTGGCGAAGAGTAAAATCTCAGGTCGCATCAATACCCACCAGCCAGAACAGCTTTTTCAGGCCCTTCCCTCTTTACTTCCCGTACAAGTCGTCTATCGAGACAAAAATAACGTATTGATTATCCAAAACAAAAAAAATAAATGA
- a CDS encoding RNA polymerase sigma factor, translating to MTIDKSLARKISGAYQSTYSQLVRFFRNRLDNSNDADDLSQDVFTLWLNRKEQTPVKESRAYLFKIANHVLIDHWRRNQRQTRSETSIDDVTHESHFEQSQADPSEILEHQQRIQRLSEALETLPPRRREAFLLYRFDGLSQSEIAERMEISISMVEKHIAAALVHCKKHLDNQGNNL from the coding sequence ATGACTATTGATAAATCTCTTGCCCGTAAAATTAGCGGTGCGTATCAGTCAACATATAGCCAACTTGTGCGCTTTTTCCGCAATCGGCTAGATAACAGCAATGATGCTGATGATTTATCACAGGATGTGTTTACACTATGGCTAAACCGTAAAGAACAAACGCCTGTTAAAGAGAGCCGCGCTTACCTGTTTAAAATTGCGAATCATGTTTTGATTGACCATTGGCGACGTAACCAACGCCAAACTAGATCAGAAACATCCATTGATGATGTTACTCATGAGTCTCATTTTGAACAGAGCCAAGCTGATCCCAGTGAAATATTGGAACATCAGCAACGGATCCAACGGCTAAGCGAAGCACTTGAAACGTTACCACCCCGTCGACGAGAAGCTTTTTTGCTTTATCGTTTTGATGGTTTATCACAAAGTGAGATTGCTGAGCGAATGGAAATTTCAATCAGTATGGTGGAAAAACATATTGCAGCAGCACTTGTTCACTGTAAAAAACACCTTGATAATCAGGGCAATAATTTGTAA
- a CDS encoding energy transducer TonB family protein has product MSSMTGQLERPIFRPLGGLVLSCLFHGTLAIIFIGWFTSSIPKTGVLPPAISLQLGVYQLEQQAEPEINHAPKQQMTTREESLPEVVEKVDKLPETAIVDNGTLTKVSEKKRPPKKKIPQEKRIIEEAPVTTQESTVTSAPASGSESSSSANFSSNASAAVSGHQGWQSEVHQRIAKTKRYPRAALRYRSTGVSHIKVILDSRGEVIAASLLNSSGTKILDKEALATISRAAPFPIPPETLLVDGQVEFVAPIVFDTTSI; this is encoded by the coding sequence ATGAGCAGTATGACGGGTCAGTTAGAGCGCCCGATTTTCCGTCCACTAGGCGGTTTGGTTTTAAGTTGTCTTTTCCATGGAACACTGGCAATCATTTTTATCGGGTGGTTCACCTCTTCAATTCCGAAGACTGGGGTATTACCTCCGGCAATCTCGTTGCAGCTGGGGGTTTATCAGCTTGAACAACAGGCAGAGCCTGAGATTAATCATGCACCGAAACAACAGATGACAACGCGAGAGGAGTCATTGCCTGAAGTTGTTGAAAAGGTAGATAAATTACCTGAGACTGCGATCGTCGATAATGGCACGTTAACAAAAGTTAGCGAGAAAAAACGCCCACCGAAAAAGAAAATTCCGCAAGAGAAAAGAATCATCGAAGAAGCCCCTGTTACCACGCAGGAGTCGACCGTTACTTCAGCCCCTGCATCTGGAAGTGAATCTAGCAGTAGTGCGAATTTTTCCAGTAATGCGTCTGCGGCAGTAAGTGGGCACCAAGGTTGGCAAAGTGAGGTGCATCAGCGGATAGCCAAAACTAAGCGCTACCCGCGTGCAGCACTGCGTTACCGTTCAACAGGGGTCTCTCATATCAAAGTGATTTTGGATAGCCGGGGTGAAGTGATTGCCGCCAGTTTATTGAATTCATCCGGTACAAAAATATTGGATAAAGAAGCATTGGCAACCATCTCACGAGCTGCGCCTTTCCCGATCCCTCCAGAGACATTATTGGTCGATGGCCAAGTTGAGTTTGTCGCGCCAATTGTGTTTGATACAACTTCTATTTAA
- a CDS encoding AhpA/YtjB family protein has product MKLTFKLHKTVIIVICVALVTLLMHGISYLGNSQNQGRIEQFKQLTYVLAKQVAFSLSDYIVPGSKDFNLERINANLNNVVKDRYILDASIYTASGTLITQVGEPATVKERLAIDDNASLQNFQYQLVVPIQGTKEPKGYLRLTIDTELLSAEIQQADNSTNVLRIFILLALCIGFVLANTLLRLKKKKGHRQAPPLVVNTDENQDDNGDDESNEDDQESKTSPKTKPARLKRKKEQRPYRPKRPTQKNKPNSSDK; this is encoded by the coding sequence ATGAAACTTACCTTTAAGCTCCACAAAACAGTCATTATCGTTATCTGCGTTGCGCTGGTAACCTTACTTATGCATGGTATTTCTTATTTAGGAAATAGCCAAAACCAAGGCAGAATTGAGCAATTTAAACAACTGACTTATGTTCTTGCTAAGCAAGTTGCTTTCAGCTTATCTGATTATATTGTTCCCGGCAGTAAAGATTTTAATTTAGAACGAATTAATGCCAATTTAAATAACGTGGTAAAAGACAGGTATATTTTAGATGCTAGCATCTATACGGCCAGTGGCACACTGATCACTCAAGTCGGTGAGCCTGCAACGGTAAAAGAACGGCTCGCGATAGATGACAACGCATCACTGCAAAATTTTCAATACCAACTTGTCGTTCCCATCCAAGGCACAAAAGAACCCAAAGGCTATTTGCGTTTAACTATTGATACAGAGCTTCTTTCCGCTGAAATTCAACAAGCCGATAACAGCACCAATGTATTGCGAATTTTTATTCTGCTCGCCTTATGTATTGGCTTCGTTTTAGCTAATACATTACTGCGTTTAAAGAAAAAGAAAGGCCACAGGCAAGCCCCACCGCTAGTCGTTAATACTGATGAAAATCAAGATGATAATGGAGACGATGAAAGCAATGAAGACGATCAAGAAAGCAAAACGTCCCCAAAAACGAAACCAGCACGTTTAAAACGAAAAAAAGAACAGCGGCCTTATCGCCCTAAGCGGCCGACACAAAAAAACAAACCAAATTCGTCTGATAAATAG